From one Lycium ferocissimum isolate CSIRO_LF1 chromosome 7, AGI_CSIRO_Lferr_CH_V1, whole genome shotgun sequence genomic stretch:
- the LOC132064304 gene encoding uncharacterized protein LOC132064304 → MFRKFSNEEVSGQNQVKASVQRRIRQSIAEEYPLLEPVLEDLLPKKSPLIVAKCQNHLNLVVVNNVPLFFNIRDGPYMPTLRLLHQYPNIMKKLQVDRGAIKFVLSGANIMCPGLTSPGGALDEEVGAETPVAIMAEGKQHALAIGFTKMSAKDIKAINKGIGVDNMHYLNDGLWKMQRLD, encoded by the exons GTTTTCAAATGAAGAAGTGTCTGGACAAAATCAAGTCAAGGCATCTGTGCAGCGTAGAATTCGTCAAAGCATTGCGGAAGAG TATCCGTTACTAGAGCCAGTGTTGGAAGATTTGCTTCCAAAGAAGTCTCCGCTCATTGTTGCAAAATg TCAAAATCATCTGAATCTAGTTGTGGTAAACAATGTACCCCTGTTTTTCAACATACGTGATGGACCTTATATGCCTACTTTACGTCTTCTACATCAAT ATCCCAATATAATGAAAAAACTACAAGTTGACAGGGGGGCAATTAAATTTGTCCTCTCTGGAGCCAACATAATGTGTCCGGGGCTTACTTCTCCTGGGGGTGCCTTGGATGAGGAAGTGGGAGCAGAAACTCCTGTG GCTATTATGGCTGAAGGGAAGCAACATGCTCTAGCTATTGGGTTTACAAAGATGTCGGCAAAAGATAT AAAGGCAATCAATAAGGGAATTGGTGTGGATAACATGCATTATCTTAATGATGGCCTCTGGAAG ATGCAGCGACTGGATTGA